A genomic segment from Methanoplanus limicola DSM 2279 encodes:
- a CDS encoding pyrroline-5-carboxylate reductase family protein — translation MPEIGVIGTGSMGKMLIRSFIKSRVLKPGEITASNRTEEKLLMIAEETGIKKASSNRAAVRDSDIIFLCVVPDKAEEVISEIRDCLTEGKILVSAVTDLSTGKMTEWIGRTTPVARVIPSVTSNRLSGVSVLSFDGILDDSKKEEITKLFSAISKPVTVPESEISAYSDIASSSPAFIAGIMKEFSAAAVRYYGLEQDTADMAVREAFTGTAKLIEYDYSTFDSLIADVATEGGITGEGIRIIRENAGELFSAMLKETDKKHKLISEKFR, via the coding sequence ATGCCGGAGATCGGAGTAATAGGTACCGGAAGCATGGGGAAGATGCTAATCCGAAGTTTTATTAAAAGCAGAGTCCTGAAACCAGGAGAGATAACCGCGTCAAACAGAACAGAAGAAAAACTTCTGATGATTGCAGAAGAGACAGGTATCAAAAAGGCATCATCAAACAGAGCAGCGGTCAGAGATTCTGATATAATATTCCTCTGCGTTGTCCCGGATAAGGCAGAAGAAGTAATCTCTGAGATCAGAGATTGTCTGACGGAAGGAAAAATCCTCGTCTCGGCAGTCACAGATCTCTCTACCGGAAAGATGACCGAATGGATTGGAAGAACCACCCCGGTAGCAAGGGTTATTCCGTCAGTCACATCAAACAGACTTTCCGGTGTATCAGTGCTGTCATTTGACGGTATTTTAGATGACAGTAAAAAAGAGGAGATAACAAAGCTTTTCAGCGCAATTTCAAAGCCGGTAACTGTCCCGGAGTCAGAGATCTCCGCCTACTCCGATATCGCAAGTTCATCTCCTGCATTCATTGCCGGAATTATGAAGGAATTTTCCGCTGCTGCCGTAAGATATTACGGCCTCGAACAGGATACTGCGGATATGGCTGTAAGAGAAGCATTTACCGGGACTGCAAAACTTATTGAATATGATTACAGCACATTTGACAGCCTTATTGCAGATGTTGCAACAGAAGGCGGCATTACCGGAGAAGGGATAAGAATTATCAGAGAAAATGCCGGAGAACTCTTCTCTGCCATGTTAAAAGAGACAGATAAAAAACATAAACTGATCTCAGAGAAATTCCGCTGA
- a CDS encoding efflux RND transporter permease subunit, whose product MKSPFKILADFIIARPKIVAIAVIIWFLIAAYGMSLIYMKTGDDTYIDKDTPRGVTLENYKEMFSSSAIMLIYESDDVLDPKNLEYMEELQDQTAKEDGARSVAGITDMIKSVNNGEMPTSTAEIDRIKDMLPAELLEKYLPSNTMTIAVVNLDTGISDEKEEALLDNLKSLIKISGMPPDMTVTVSGNPAFSQQMGEEMGKSTGTLIFAAMLLMVVAVGILFAHVSYRFLPVGVVFTGLISTFGVMGLTNIPISMVVIAAFPVLIGIGIDYAIQFHSRLDDEVKNGLDVEGSVRKTIEYSGPSILYAMIATSLGFIAMYVSPIPMVVDFGLTCLIGVICCYLAALVMVPTFGLLVGYKAKEARNSSAEKKMEQYDSFLGNLSHKIAKSPLYILLILGFIAIIGIQLDNEVPISFDEQTFVPPDMPAVVDMKKVTRTMGSTDTLTVMVRGDDVLNPDVIEWIDNFGEYEISSRNEITGVTSIATLIKNSNGGIIPSSEAEITEIVSSIPESEKSPYINGRMTTVLQFSMLDLEADPAESLINNVRRDLTWNYPPPGIDAVLTGSSEMGVSLIKSINDGKAQMTYLGFLLIFVWLIFIYRRVTAVTPIIPIIMIVGWNGAIMYGLGIDYTPMTAVLGSMTIGVASEYTILIMERYMEERKNGKDKLEAIRIGVQKIGTAITVSGMTTVFGFSALLLSGFNIIKNFGMVTVITVGFSLIGAIVVMPAVLSIMGKFEKPYRDDEML is encoded by the coding sequence TTGAAATCACCCTTTAAAATATTAGCAGACTTCATAATAGCACGGCCAAAGATAGTCGCCATTGCAGTCATAATCTGGTTTTTAATTGCGGCATACGGCATGTCGCTTATTTATATGAAAACCGGCGATGACACTTACATCGATAAGGACACACCAAGAGGTGTAACCCTTGAAAATTACAAGGAGATGTTCAGTTCATCGGCAATAATGCTCATCTATGAATCAGATGACGTCCTTGATCCCAAAAACCTGGAGTATATGGAAGAACTCCAGGATCAGACGGCAAAGGAGGACGGAGCAAGGAGCGTTGCCGGCATAACCGATATGATAAAGTCGGTCAATAACGGTGAAATGCCCACTTCAACAGCAGAAATTGACCGGATAAAGGATATGCTCCCGGCTGAGCTTCTTGAGAAGTATCTCCCCTCAAATACAATGACAATTGCCGTTGTAAATCTCGATACCGGAATTTCGGATGAAAAAGAAGAGGCGCTCCTGGACAATCTCAAAAGCCTTATAAAAATATCAGGGATGCCGCCCGACATGACAGTCACAGTCAGCGGAAATCCGGCATTCAGCCAGCAGATGGGTGAGGAGATGGGCAAGTCAACCGGAACTCTGATCTTTGCGGCTATGCTTCTGATGGTCGTCGCTGTCGGCATTTTATTTGCTCATGTCAGCTACAGGTTCCTTCCGGTAGGTGTGGTATTTACAGGACTGATAAGTACATTCGGTGTGATGGGACTGACCAACATCCCTATCAGTATGGTGGTGATAGCCGCATTTCCGGTGCTGATAGGAATTGGTATTGACTATGCGATTCAGTTCCACTCGCGACTTGATGATGAGGTAAAAAACGGACTGGATGTTGAAGGAAGTGTCAGAAAGACCATAGAATATTCAGGTCCGTCCATACTCTATGCAATGATTGCAACATCACTTGGATTTATAGCGATGTATGTCTCCCCAATCCCAATGGTTGTTGACTTCGGACTGACCTGCCTTATCGGAGTTATATGCTGTTATCTGGCTGCACTTGTAATGGTGCCGACATTCGGCCTCCTTGTTGGGTATAAAGCCAAAGAAGCCAGGAACAGTTCAGCAGAGAAAAAGATGGAGCAGTATGACAGTTTCCTTGGAAACCTCTCACATAAAATTGCCAAAAGTCCGCTCTATATCCTTCTTATTCTCGGATTCATAGCAATTATCGGCATCCAGCTTGACAATGAAGTTCCGATAAGCTTTGACGAACAGACCTTTGTACCTCCGGATATGCCGGCAGTCGTTGACATGAAGAAAGTCACAAGGACGATGGGATCAACCGATACCCTGACTGTAATGGTCAGAGGTGACGATGTATTAAATCCTGATGTTATTGAATGGATAGATAATTTCGGGGAGTATGAGATCAGTTCAAGAAATGAGATCACCGGAGTCACGAGCATTGCAACCCTTATTAAGAATTCAAACGGGGGCATAATTCCGTCAAGTGAGGCTGAAATTACTGAAATAGTCAGTTCAATTCCTGAATCTGAAAAAAGCCCGTATATCAATGGCCGGATGACAACAGTATTACAGTTCAGCATGCTGGACCTCGAAGCAGATCCTGCCGAATCACTGATCAATAATGTCAGACGGGATCTAACATGGAACTATCCTCCGCCCGGCATTGACGCTGTACTCACAGGTTCTTCGGAGATGGGCGTATCTCTCATAAAATCGATCAATGACGGAAAGGCACAGATGACATATCTCGGATTTTTACTGATATTTGTCTGGCTGATATTCATATACCGCAGAGTAACGGCAGTAACTCCAATCATTCCGATAATTATGATTGTCGGGTGGAATGGTGCAATCATGTACGGGCTTGGCATTGACTACACTCCGATGACGGCAGTTTTAGGTTCAATGACGATAGGGGTTGCATCTGAATATACCATTCTCATTATGGAGAGGTATATGGAAGAGAGAAAGAACGGGAAAGATAAACTTGAAGCCATACGCATAGGGGTTCAGAAGATTGGTACTGCGATTACAGTATCCGGAATGACGACAGTCTTTGGATTCTCTGCACTTCTGCTCTCAGGCTTTAATATTATCAAGAATTTCGGAATGGTGACTGTAATTACGGTTGGGTTCTCCCTTATCGGGGCAATTGTAGTTATGCCTGCTGTCCTTTCAATAATGGGCAAATTTGAGAAGCCGTACAGGGACGATGAAATGCTGTGA
- a CDS encoding YIP1 family protein has translation MDYQDYGRREVTLVQAAGALNSRLYQVSVTNMRIAFVPQDSTGVSPFSYYPDNILDYKLYEDPYGHPGVELEILFSNGISDIVHISFMEKSERDEIFYAVKATLEGMPDKFVEIMHNAQKKAEKKENKKAVTGKYSDEIYDNKKPEDINSEYRHNAVMSFPEKIKGFLLNPADTFYRASADSFSDAFIFALVMLGLSAVINIIVLIFIGPGIAPDGSVYATLKNMPAGDNVLLIIEFFVLMLLLLLIYGLLVFVFSKILGTDLMADESYVTTFYSAAPLGTVGLIPVFGLLIAPIWMIFLQFTGYSEGHGCETAKSAVCAVIPAVIMALIIYYVIFSGEVAFI, from the coding sequence TTGGACTATCAGGACTATGGCAGGCGTGAGGTAACCCTTGTCCAGGCAGCAGGTGCACTGAACTCAAGGCTGTACCAGGTCAGCGTCACAAATATGAGAATAGCTTTTGTGCCACAGGATTCAACCGGAGTTTCTCCCTTTTCATATTATCCGGACAATATTCTGGACTATAAATTATATGAGGACCCTTACGGCCATCCGGGAGTTGAGCTTGAAATTCTCTTTTCAAACGGCATATCCGATATAGTGCATATCTCATTTATGGAGAAATCTGAGAGGGATGAGATATTTTATGCAGTCAAGGCCACACTTGAAGGAATGCCGGATAAATTTGTGGAGATTATGCACAATGCTCAGAAAAAGGCAGAGAAGAAGGAGAATAAAAAGGCAGTCACAGGAAAATATTCAGACGAAATTTATGACAATAAAAAACCTGAAGATATAAATTCTGAATACAGGCATAATGCAGTGATGTCATTTCCGGAGAAGATAAAGGGATTTCTCCTGAATCCGGCTGACACATTTTACAGAGCATCAGCAGATTCATTCAGTGACGCCTTCATCTTTGCACTTGTGATGCTGGGGCTGTCTGCTGTGATTAACATAATTGTGCTCATATTCATCGGACCGGGAATTGCACCTGACGGTTCGGTTTATGCCACCTTAAAAAACATGCCCGCCGGAGATAATGTCCTGTTAATCATTGAATTTTTCGTCCTTATGCTCCTCCTGCTGCTGATATACGGCCTTTTGGTATTTGTATTCTCTAAAATACTTGGTACTGATTTAATGGCTGATGAGTCATATGTGACGACATTTTATTCAGCAGCGCCACTTGGGACAGTTGGCTTAATACCAGTCTTCGGTCTGCTGATAGCGCCCATATGGATGATTTTCCTGCAGTTTACAGGATACAGTGAAGGGCACGGATGTGAAACTGCAAAATCAGCAGTCTGTGCAGTCATTCCTGCGGTGATAATGGCCCTGATAATATATTATGTAATATTCTCCGGTGAGGTGGCATTCATATGA
- a CDS encoding PKD domain-containing protein, producing the protein MRYKRISLIFFLTALMLLTIAAPASAEADPEFDWDIYRVDTSKWQDYPDYAKYSGIVYEVRFYDMSSGAIIAYNWEFGEDDWWGSNEENPVKVFTEEEVQDDAYSIEVKLTVTDSSGVPYFITKQVYLEEGGFNLKEIYELTPEPTQAPTPVPTAATPTPVPTQIPTPTPEPTPAASHVIGLPGISGELNKLQTCSTDYIGLIKEIFRKIGIVKD; encoded by the coding sequence ATGAGATATAAAAGAATATCATTAATCTTCTTCCTGACAGCACTGATGCTGCTGACCATTGCTGCTCCGGCAAGTGCTGAGGCAGATCCTGAATTTGACTGGGATATATACAGGGTGGACACCTCAAAGTGGCAGGATTATCCGGATTATGCAAAGTACAGCGGAATAGTCTATGAAGTCCGATTCTATGATATGAGTTCCGGAGCAATCATAGCCTACAACTGGGAATTCGGAGAGGACGACTGGTGGGGATCAAATGAGGAAAATCCTGTAAAAGTATTCACTGAAGAGGAGGTGCAGGATGATGCTTATTCAATAGAGGTAAAGCTCACTGTGACAGACAGTTCAGGTGTTCCTTATTTTATCACCAAGCAGGTTTACCTGGAGGAAGGAGGGTTTAACCTTAAGGAGATATACGAACTTACACCGGAACCAACACAGGCTCCGACACCGGTGCCGACAGCTGCCACGCCAACTCCTGTTCCAACACAAATTCCGACACCAACACCTGAACCTACACCGGCAGCGTCCCACGTGATCGGGCTGCCCGGAATTTCAGGCGAACTGAATAAACTTCAGACCTGCTCTACAGATTATATCGGGCTTATAAAAGAGATATTCAGAAAAATAGGGATTGTGAAGGATTAA
- a CDS encoding ATP-binding protein codes for MRESRLKDLISLGEGFTTEFKRASTSNLGREICAFANATGGVILIGVSDSGDIIGVPDHNRLKSEVQTTARSAEPPIAVEIESLGDVLSVTVPAQHSKPYSFAGRFYIREGASSQQMSRNEIREFFYSEGLIHFDETPCDRFDINSDLNMAVWDRFVRRAKLPEEIDMYSTLQNLHLIRNNRMTHAGAWLLAEDITSINISATVTCALFRGSDKVHILDRKEYKGDLYSIYEDCMAYFQSKLNTELIPTATGRDEKPELPVEALREALVNAIVHRDYRSTANIQIYIFQDRVEIVTPGGLPAGMREEDLGFKSVPRNPLLFGIFQRMNLVEQIGSGIRRIRRMCRDYGIAEPDIEVSESWVTVTFRRPVLSGEQKSEAESGAESGAESGAESGAESMGYHILRMLYDKPISKSAISKRLGQKTVTGRLNRVIRQLLADEYIEYTVPEKPKSRIQQYRLTEKGKEKLGRENQNR; via the coding sequence ATGAGGGAATCCCGGCTAAAGGATCTGATCTCCCTTGGTGAAGGGTTCACAACAGAATTCAAGAGAGCCAGTACATCAAACCTTGGCCGGGAAATTTGTGCATTTGCCAATGCTACAGGAGGGGTTATTCTTATTGGTGTATCGGATTCCGGTGATATTATCGGGGTACCCGATCATAACCGGCTCAAATCAGAAGTCCAGACAACTGCACGTTCCGCAGAACCACCAATCGCTGTTGAAATTGAAAGTCTCGGAGACGTTCTTTCTGTGACAGTGCCTGCACAGCATAGCAAACCATACTCTTTTGCCGGGAGATTCTATATTCGCGAAGGGGCAAGCTCACAGCAGATGTCCCGGAATGAAATTCGTGAATTCTTCTACAGCGAAGGCCTGATCCACTTTGATGAGACACCCTGCGATCGCTTTGATATTAACAGCGATCTTAACATGGCAGTATGGGACCGTTTTGTCAGAAGGGCAAAGCTTCCCGAAGAGATTGATATGTACTCCACTCTTCAAAACCTCCACCTGATCAGGAATAACCGGATGACTCATGCCGGTGCATGGCTTCTCGCCGAAGACATAACCTCCATAAATATAAGTGCAACAGTTACATGCGCACTCTTTCGTGGTTCAGACAAAGTCCATATTCTTGACCGCAAGGAGTATAAAGGCGATCTTTATTCTATTTACGAAGACTGCATGGCATATTTCCAGTCAAAACTTAACACAGAACTTATCCCGACTGCAACAGGGCGTGATGAAAAACCTGAGCTTCCGGTCGAGGCGCTAAGAGAGGCACTTGTAAATGCTATAGTACACAGGGATTACAGATCAACTGCAAATATCCAGATATATATCTTTCAGGACAGGGTTGAGATCGTCACACCCGGAGGCCTCCCCGCCGGAATGCGTGAGGAAGATCTTGGTTTTAAAAGTGTACCCAGAAATCCGCTTTTGTTTGGAATCTTCCAGCGGATGAACCTTGTAGAGCAGATAGGAAGCGGAATCCGCAGAATTCGCAGGATGTGCAGAGATTATGGAATTGCGGAGCCCGATATTGAAGTATCCGAATCCTGGGTAACTGTTACATTCAGACGTCCGGTTCTCTCAGGTGAACAAAAATCTGAGGCAGAGTCAGGGGCAGAGTCAGGGGCAGAGTCAGGGGCAGAGTCAGGGGCAGAGTCAATGGGATACCATATACTCAGAATGCTTTATGATAAACCAATCTCTAAATCAGCTATATCAAAAAGACTGGGACAGAAAACAGTAACGGGCCGTCTCAACAGGGTTATCCGCCAGTTGCTGGCCGATGAATATATAGAATATACAGTGCCTGAAAAACCAAAAAGCAGAATTCAGCAGTACAGGCTTACAGAAAAGGGAAAAGAAAAGCTGGGCAGAGAGAATCAGAACAGATAA
- a CDS encoding STAS domain-containing protein: MDIISEREEGILTVLPHGRFDGEGAGVFGEYIRSVLEDDDCNIAVGMAGVPYLSSGGIRIILSVKKQMKKRGGDLVLYSVSEFPVKVLETSGLDGVFRIFDDRYSALKYFRCNSGLNIIEDMALRQKKRPGYSLTIEHISAKKPEMHVSGSIMDLLNSRICESDVVTRDIMGADYSLGLGAMGDCKEDAMVRMGEFVTLKNTIAWFPTDESGLPDYFTVMSSSPGVCYYSGYSAGVRGRFNEIVTITPDDPVRGITAEGVSEEIFALAEERGKHFSGIACVVIWGILSEFSGRRIKKSPLKGNEPENRLRVDHPDNRKEWFFAGDVPEYRGKTMLAFGVLAKRDIVSSGAAESDLIERIIPGGYGGNVFRNIHGVVFSGLSWDDNPDPERRISTAFDEGEVLDVMHVLGSTVFKKVRIGVYYI; encoded by the coding sequence ATGGATATTATTTCTGAGAGGGAAGAGGGGATTCTGACTGTACTTCCGCATGGACGGTTTGACGGTGAAGGTGCAGGCGTTTTTGGTGAATATATCCGCAGTGTTCTGGAGGATGATGACTGCAATATTGCGGTTGGCATGGCTGGTGTGCCTTATCTCTCAAGCGGTGGCATAAGGATAATTCTCTCTGTAAAAAAGCAGATGAAGAAGAGAGGTGGTGATCTTGTTCTCTATTCCGTCTCTGAATTTCCGGTGAAGGTCTTAGAGACATCCGGGCTTGACGGTGTCTTCAGGATCTTTGATGACCGGTATTCTGCCCTAAAATATTTCAGGTGTAATTCCGGGTTAAATATCATTGAGGACATGGCACTCCGGCAGAAGAAGAGGCCGGGTTACAGCCTTACGATTGAGCATATCTCCGCTAAAAAACCGGAGATGCACGTCTCCGGCAGTATTATGGATCTGCTGAATTCACGTATTTGTGAATCTGATGTCGTCACCCGGGATATTATGGGGGCCGATTACTCACTCGGTCTTGGTGCAATGGGTGACTGTAAGGAGGATGCGATGGTTCGGATGGGGGAGTTTGTCACCCTGAAAAATACCATTGCCTGGTTCCCGACTGATGAGAGCGGTCTGCCTGACTATTTTACCGTGATGAGCAGCAGTCCGGGTGTGTGCTATTATTCCGGTTACAGTGCAGGTGTCAGGGGGCGTTTTAATGAGATTGTTACTATTACTCCGGACGATCCTGTAAGGGGCATCACCGCTGAGGGAGTTTCAGAGGAGATATTTGCCCTTGCAGAAGAGAGAGGTAAGCATTTCAGCGGGATTGCCTGTGTTGTAATCTGGGGTATTTTGAGCGAATTTTCGGGCAGGAGAATTAAGAAGAGTCCACTTAAGGGCAATGAGCCTGAAAACCGCCTGCGTGTTGATCATCCTGATAACCGGAAGGAATGGTTCTTTGCCGGAGATGTGCCTGAGTACAGGGGCAAGACTATGCTCGCATTTGGTGTGCTGGCTAAGAGGGACATTGTCTCATCGGGTGCGGCAGAAAGTGATCTGATTGAGAGAATTATACCTGGCGGGTATGGCGGTAATGTATTCAGGAATATTCACGGGGTTGTCTTCAGTGGTCTCTCATGGGATGATAATCCTGACCCTGAGAGAAGAATTTCGACTGCGTTTGATGAGGGCGAGGTTTTGGATGTTATGCACGTTCTTGGGAGTACAGTCTTTAAAAAGGTAAGAATTGGTGTATATTATATCTGA
- a CDS encoding MFS transporter, whose protein sequence is MKERISILLGMVAVMALSNAVVPVLPFFAYESPGVQGAIFSAYFFGAFLTVFPAGTLSDRIGKIPLIRAGLIMTIISGLLIYLFPVALPVVIFRLIEGIGAGMFVVCAMSWVNEQEDHKKLAGYIIAALNLGLLTGLVAGGALDPYFGATGGVTVFTVLTFIPLLIHLYAREDVTESTAPPADIMAILADYKWLYVSAVVLVGATGVVTALYPEFTDEAPLMLSLQIGIMNFSTMVSSVIAPKLDLKPVPVIRVGSVMMGLLVIAGYFVPGISLIAIFSVFSMIGLIAGFIMVGQMGFLAETGYRQGTVIGLLTVSSYAGMTFMPFFAGVIAEYSYFTSFVIVGFLSLLMSLLIGRCRCTLPVK, encoded by the coding sequence ATGAAGGAGAGAATATCAATACTTCTGGGAATGGTCGCTGTTATGGCACTTTCAAATGCTGTTGTGCCTGTACTTCCGTTCTTTGCTTATGAATCACCCGGCGTTCAGGGTGCTATATTTTCTGCCTATTTCTTTGGGGCATTTCTGACAGTTTTTCCTGCCGGAACTTTATCTGACAGGATTGGCAAAATTCCGCTGATAAGGGCCGGTCTTATTATGACGATAATTTCAGGTCTCTTAATTTATCTTTTTCCGGTGGCTCTTCCTGTGGTTATATTCCGTCTTATTGAAGGTATCGGTGCCGGTATGTTTGTCGTCTGTGCCATGTCATGGGTCAATGAGCAGGAGGACCACAAAAAACTTGCCGGATATATCATTGCGGCGCTGAATCTCGGTCTTCTTACAGGTCTTGTCGCCGGCGGTGCACTTGATCCATACTTTGGTGCCACAGGAGGTGTGACGGTGTTTACTGTACTGACTTTCATTCCTCTGCTGATCCATCTTTATGCCAGGGAGGATGTGACTGAGAGCACTGCCCCGCCTGCGGACATCATGGCCATTCTTGCGGATTACAAATGGCTGTATGTATCGGCTGTGGTTCTTGTCGGTGCGACTGGTGTTGTTACAGCTCTTTATCCGGAGTTTACGGATGAGGCGCCCCTGATGCTCAGTCTTCAGATAGGGATTATGAATTTTTCAACTATGGTATCATCGGTGATTGCGCCAAAACTTGATCTAAAGCCTGTGCCTGTGATTAGAGTCGGCTCGGTGATGATGGGTCTTCTGGTTATTGCCGGATATTTCGTGCCCGGAATTTCTCTCATAGCAATATTTTCTGTCTTTTCAATGATTGGTCTGATTGCCGGGTTTATTATGGTTGGGCAGATGGGATTTCTTGCAGAGACTGGTTACAGACAGGGGACGGTTATTGGTTTACTGACGGTATCCTCGTATGCAGGGATGACTTTTATGCCGTTTTTCGCCGGAGTTATAGCCGAATACAGTTATTTTACATCCTTTGTAATTGTCGGGTTCCTGTCCCTGCTGATGTCCCTGTTAATCGGGAGGTGCAGATGCACCCTTCCGGTAAAGTAG
- a CDS encoding beta-CASP ribonuclease aCPSF1, translating to MLIEDRLKDLKAKIDAKVPAGIKVSEVEFEGPELVIYTDDPKKFADEADLIKILARELRKRIVVRPNILEDPEIAADKVNNVVPEDAGITDLFFDPDTGEVLIEAEKPGVVIGKNGTTLRDITKEIGWTPKVVRTPPIESSTVKQTRQYLRAVKDERKEFLRTIGRRIHRDITSKDKWLRVTTLGCCREVGRAAFLMSTPESKILIDCGEKPGNNDGYPYLYVPEIYPLNSLDAVVITHAHLDHCALVPLLYKYGYEGPVYSTPATRDLSVMLQLDYLDVVANETSKVPYSSKEVQQYLKHSITLNYGSVTDIAPDVKLTYHNAGHILGSAIAHFHVGDGLYNIAFTGDFNYAKSRLFGPATSQFPRLEAVFMESTYGGSNDMQPSRKDAEEKLYEAVNDTVNRGGKIIIPAFAVGRSQEVMLALEEGMRLEKIPKVKVYLDGMIKEATAIHTTYPEYLNPDLRKLIFQDGMNPFLADCFEQVDSSSKRGDIIGSGDPCVIITTSGMLNGGPVMEYLYGLAQDEKNMLIFVGYQADGTTGRRIQKGWKEIPLGRRETININLEIKTVDGFSGHSDRKQLMAYVNHLNPRPEKIFTIHGDEKSAIDLASSIYKRYKIETHAPRNLETYRMV from the coding sequence ATGTTAATAGAGGACAGATTAAAGGATCTTAAGGCTAAAATAGATGCAAAGGTCCCTGCCGGAATTAAGGTTTCGGAGGTAGAGTTTGAGGGACCTGAACTTGTTATCTATACTGATGATCCAAAAAAGTTCGCTGATGAAGCGGATCTCATAAAAATACTGGCACGTGAACTCCGAAAGAGGATTGTTGTCAGGCCGAATATTCTGGAAGACCCTGAAATTGCGGCGGATAAAGTAAATAATGTTGTGCCCGAAGATGCCGGAATAACTGATCTCTTTTTTGATCCGGATACCGGAGAGGTTTTAATAGAGGCTGAAAAACCGGGGGTAGTGATTGGAAAGAACGGCACTACCTTAAGGGACATTACAAAGGAGATCGGATGGACACCAAAGGTTGTCAGGACGCCGCCGATTGAGAGCAGCACGGTTAAACAGACAAGGCAGTATCTGCGTGCTGTAAAGGACGAGAGGAAAGAATTTTTAAGGACAATCGGCCGCAGAATTCACAGGGATATAACAAGCAAGGACAAGTGGCTCCGTGTGACAACACTTGGATGCTGCCGTGAGGTTGGAAGAGCGGCATTTCTGATGTCAACTCCGGAGAGCAAGATTTTAATCGACTGCGGTGAGAAACCGGGCAACAATGACGGTTATCCTTATCTGTATGTCCCGGAGATTTACCCTCTCAATTCTCTTGATGCGGTTGTAATAACACATGCACATCTTGACCACTGTGCACTTGTCCCCCTTCTTTACAAATATGGATATGAAGGGCCTGTGTACAGCACTCCTGCGACAAGGGATCTTTCGGTTATGCTTCAGCTTGACTATCTTGACGTCGTGGCAAATGAGACCAGCAAGGTTCCATACTCTTCAAAGGAGGTTCAGCAGTACCTGAAGCACTCAATTACACTCAATTACGGGAGTGTAACTGATATTGCGCCTGATGTGAAGCTGACCTATCATAATGCAGGGCATATCCTGGGTTCTGCGATTGCACATTTCCATGTCGGTGACGGGCTGTATAATATTGCCTTTACCGGTGATTTCAATTATGCAAAAAGCAGGCTTTTCGGCCCGGCAACCTCACAGTTCCCGCGTCTTGAAGCTGTTTTCATGGAGAGCACATACGGCGGTTCCAATGATATGCAGCCATCAAGGAAGGATGCTGAGGAGAAGCTCTATGAGGCCGTCAATGATACTGTCAACCGCGGCGGAAAGATCATTATTCCGGCCTTTGCAGTAGGCAGATCACAGGAGGTTATGCTTGCACTTGAGGAGGGTATGAGGCTTGAGAAGATTCCTAAAGTGAAGGTATATCTTGACGGAATGATCAAGGAGGCTACTGCGATTCATACGACCTATCCGGAGTACCTCAATCCTGACCTGCGGAAACTGATCTTTCAGGACGGCATGAATCCGTTCCTTGCAGACTGCTTTGAACAGGTGGATTCGTCCTCAAAGCGTGGCGATATAATCGGAAGCGGTGACCCCTGTGTTATCATAACGACAAGTGGTATGTTAAACGGAGGGCCTGTTATGGAGTACCTCTACGGCCTTGCACAGGATGAGAAAAATATGCTCATCTTTGTCGGATATCAGGCAGACGGCACTACCGGACGGAGAATTCAGAAGGGCTGGAAGGAGATTCCGCTCGGAAGGCGTGAGACTATCAATATCAATCTTGAAATAAAAACGGTTGACGGTTTCTCCGGTCATTCGGACAGGAAGCAGCTGATGGCCTATGTGAATCACTTAAATCCGCGGCCAGAGAAGATATTTACCATACATGGTGATGAGAAGAGTGCAATTGATCTTGCAAGCTCTATTTACAAACGGTATAAAATAGAGACTCATGCACCGAGAAACCTTGAAACCTACAGGATGGTCTGA